In Planococcus versutus, the DNA window ATATCGTATTAATGGGTCTACCGGGTGCCGGAAAAGGTACTCAAGCAGACGAAATTGTTAAGAAGTACGACATCCCTCATATTTCTACAGGTGATATGTTTCGCGCTGCTATCAAAGGTGGAACGGAACTGGGCTTGAAAGCTAAATCATTCATGGATGAAGGTGCATTAGTACCTGATGAAGTGACAATCGGCATTGTCCGAGAACGACTAAGCGATAAGGACACTGAGGGAGGCTTCTTATTAGATGGCTTTCCACGGACTGTTCCTCAAGCAGAAGCGTTAGAATCTCTTTTGGCCGATCTTGATAAGCGAATCGAGCATGTCGTAAATATTCAAGTCGAAAAAGACGAATTGATTGCACGTTTAACAGGCAGATGGATCTGTAAAGTTTGTGGAACTGCTTACCATACTGTGTTTAACCCACCGGCTAAAGCTGGCGTGTGCGACAAAGATGGTGGAGAACTCTATCAACGTGAAGACGATAAGCCTGGTACCGTCACAAAGCGTCTAGAAGTTAATATGCAACAAACACAGCCGCTTCTTGATTTCTATGAAAGCAAAAACGTGCTGAAAAATATAAATGGACAGCAGGATATCAAAAAAGTATTTGCTGACATTGATGCTCTTCTAAAGGGCGACCGAGGATAATCCCCGGCGCCGGGCGCAGTTAGTTGCCTCCATGTGGCTTTAAGGAGCACCGGAGATATGAATTTTCGAGAGCTGCAAAAGCAAACAAGGCTCAGTATATGAAGGTTGATACAAATGCACTTTAGTGCAATTACGCATCAAAGCTAGTATAATGAGTTGCGTGGAAGCATCTGTGTAACGGGTTTGGAACTCATCCAAGGCAGTCCGGGCAGTCGAGGATACATGAGACAGACTGGCTTTGCTGGATTAACGCCGACCCGCTAATCTGCGGAGCTCGGATAATGTCTTTCGAATGTCACTCATGCATTTTTCGTGAATGAATGTACTACTACTATTCAATCAGCAAATACTGTTTGAAGATGAGATCCTGATTTGTATACAGAAGGGAGACTGGGTCGATGGCGAAAGACGATGTAATTGAAATCGAAGGAACTGTCGTTGAGACTTTGCCTAACGCGATGTTTAAAGTAGAATTGGAAAACGGTCACACGATTCTCGCGCACGTATCTGGCAAGATTCGTATGCATTTTATCCGCATTCTGCCAGGAGATAAAGTGACAGTAGAACTTTCTCCTTATGATTTAACACGCGGTCGTATCACATACCGTTTTAAATAATCTTTTGCACTCCGGACTACTAAGGAGGTTGGGTTAGATGAAAGTGAGACCATCTGTAAAACCGATCTGTGAAAAATGTAAAGTTATTCGCAGAAACGGTAAAGTAATGGTAATCTGTGAAAATCCGAAACACAAACAAAGACAAGGCTAATATGAAGGAGGTGCATCGCACACATGGCACGTATTGCTGGTGTTGACATTCCGCGCGACAAACGCGTTGTTATTTCATTAACATATATTTTCGGTGTTGGTAAAACAACTGCACAGAAAGTTCTTTCTGCTGCTAGTATCTCTGAAGATACACGAGTTCGTGATCTTACAGAAGACGAGTTGAACAATATCCGTGAGCAATTAGATCAATACAAAATCGAAGGTGACCTTCGCCGTGAAGTTTCAATGAACATCAAACGCTTGATGGAAATTGCTAGCTTCCGAGGAATTCGCCATCGTCGTGGACTACCTGTTCGCGGTCAAAATACGAAGAACAATGCGCGTACGCGTAAAGGTCCTCGTAAAACTGTAGCTAACAAGAAAAAATAATCAGTAAAGGAGGTTTCTTCTTAACATGGCACGTAAACAACAAACTCGTAAGCGTCGTGTGAAAAAGAATATCGAATCTGGTATTGCTCACATCCGCTCAACATTTAATAACACAATCGTTACTATCACTGATATGCAGGGTAACGCTGTTTCATGGTCAAGTGCAGGTGCATTAGGATTTAGAGGTTCACGTAAATCTACTCCTTTTGCTGCTCAAATGGCTGCTGAAACTGCTGCAAAAACATCAATCGAACACGGTCTTAAAACTTTAGAAGTTACAGTTAAAGGTCCTGGTTCAGGTCGTGAAGCTGCAATCCGTGCGCTTCAAGCTGCCGGACTAGAAGTTACAGCGATTAAAGATGTAACTCCAGTACCTCATAACGGTTGCCGTCCACCGAAACGTCGTCGCGTATAATCGTTAATCTGAATAGGATTTTTGAACATCACGACTTACTGGATGGGTTTATGAATCGTAGCGAAAGTCTGTGACTATCGAATTCTTGATGACACGAAAAAAAACCGACGTTTTGAAGGAGGGTAAACTGAATGCTCGAAATTGAAAAACCAAAGATTGAAACGGTCGAGATCGACAGCAATTCCAAATTTGGTAAATTTGTTGTAGAACCTCTTGAACGTGGATATGGAACTACTTTAGGAAACTCCTTACGTCGAATCTTACTTTCATCTTTACCTGGCGCAGCTGTTACTTCTATTCAAATTGATGGCGTCCTGCACGAATTCTCCACTGTTGAAGGTGTAGAAGAAGATGTAGCAACGATTATTTTGAATATCAAAAGGCTCGCTTTGAAAATTTACTCTGACGAAGAAAAAGTCATTGAAATTGATATTAAAGGTGACGGAACGGTTACGGCTGCAGATATCACGCACGACAGTGACGTGGAAATTCTGAATCCGGATCTATATATTGCAACAATCGCTAAAAATGGTCACTTACGCATGCGTATGTATGCAAACAGAGGCCGTGGATATGCTCGTGCAGATCAGAACAAACGTGAAGATCTTCCAATTGGCGTTATCCCGGTTGATTCTATTTATACTCCAGTTTCACGTGTTAACTTCCAAGTAGAAAATACTCGTGTGGGTCAACTGGCTCATTTCGATAAATTAACTCTTGATGTTTGGACAGATGGCAGCATTGGTCCAAAAGAGGCAATTGCACTTGGAGCAAAGATTTTTACTGAGCATTTAAATATCTTCGTAGGATTAACAGATGAGGCACAAACAGCTGAAATCATGGTTGAAAAAGAAGAAGACCAAAAAGAAAAAGTATTAGAGATGACTATCGAAGAACTTGATCTTTCAGTTCGATCTTACAACTGCTTAAAACGTGCGGGTATCAACACGGTACACGAACTGGCAAGCAAGTCAGAAGACGACATGATGAAAGTGCGTAACCTCGGACGCAAATCACTTGAAGAAGTTAAAGTGAAGTTGGAAGATTTAGGCCTGGGCCTTCGTAAAGAAGACTGAGTGTTAGAATCGGATCCGAACTATTCAACAAAGGAGGGAAACTTCAATGAGAAAGCTTCAACGTACAAGTTCTCAACGTAAAGCACTATTACGTGACCTTACAACAGACTTAATCGTACATGAACGCATTCAAACGACTGAAGCTCGTGCGAAAGAAGTGCGTTCGACTGTAGAAAAAATGATTACGCTTGGCAAACGTGGAGATATTCACGCTCGCCGTAAAGCAGCAGAATGGATGCGCCGTGAGTTGGTAACAACTGCAGACGCTGAAGGCAACGAAACAACAACGTATGCATTGCAGAAATTGTTTGATGATGTTGCACCACGCTACGCTGAACGTCAAGGCGGTTACACGCGCATTATGAAAATGGGGCCTCGTCGCGGAGATGGCGCACCTATCGTTATTATCGAATTGGTTTAATTTGAATCAATGGATTCAAATTAAAGCCTCCGGCAGATGTCACGGATTTTGAAAGGAATTAATTGCGCTAGCGCAATTCAAAATCCGGACGCAATTATGCCGAGGCATAATTGATTTACTTGAAGGGGGTCAATAGCCCTCTTCTTTTAGCATTATGATTTATACGACAATATGAAAAGCTGAGTGTTATGATGAGCGAGCCGAAAGGCGGCGTCTCGTCTAGCTCTACGCACCTCATTCAACCCTGGCTTAAGCAACCGGGGAAGCCATAGAGACAGAAAAGCGCATTTCTCTGAATGAGGTGCGCGCTTTTTTTATTTAGTTACCATTTTACAAATGTGCATGAAAGCCAGTAGAGTAGAGATGAGTAAAGCAAGTGTTAGAGGAGGTCAGCTTAGATGAATTCGATTATTTTGTCATTTGAAAATGTGACATTTACATATATGCAAGAAGACGAGTCGGTAAAACCGGCTGTCAAGGATTTGTCATTTTCTGTTCAAGATGGAGAGTGGATTGCTTTGGTAGGTCATAATGGTTCTGGAAAATCAACAATTGCTAAATTGATGAACGGCTTGTTGTTTCCACAAACGGGCAGTGTGTTTGCTATGGGGAAATTGATGGGCGAAGAAAATCTGTGGGACATTCGTTCACAAATGGGCATGGTGTTTCAAAATCCAGATAACCAATTTGTCGGAGCGACAGTTCAAGATGATGTAGCCTTTGCGTTAGAAAACAACGGTGTGCCACACGAAGAAATGGTCTTGCGTGTGAAGGAAGCTTTGCACCAAGTAAAAATGGATGATTACTTTGACCAAGAACCCCATCATTTATCCGGCGGTCAAAAACAACGTGTTGCTATCGCAGGTGCTCTCGCATTGCGTCCTCGTTTACTAATTCTAGATGAAGCAACTTCTATGCTCGATCCTCAAGGTCGAATGGAGGTCATTGAGACCATTCGTCAACTGCGCGAAGCAACAGGACTAACCGTGATCTCGATTACACACGATTTAGAAGAAGCTGCCTTAGCTGATCGCATTTTAGTTATGAACGCGGGTGAAAAGAAATTAGAAGGAAAGCCAGAAACGGTTTTTCTATCTAGCAACAAATTAACGAGTTTAGGCTTAGATTTGCCGTTTTCAATGCGCATGACGCATTTGTTGCGCGAAGCGGGTGTACCGTTACAAGGAGAACATATGACAGAAGATGAATTGGTGGATGAATTATGGACATTTTACTCCAACAAGTAGGATATAGTTACGCAAAAGATACACCGTTTGAAAAACGAGCATTGACGGATGTATCGCTGCATATTCCTGAAGGTTCATACACAGCAATCATCGGTCATACAGGATCTGGCAAATCAACCGTTCTTCAGCATTTAAATGCTCTCTTAAAGCCGACAGAAGGATCAGTGACGATTGGTGACCGTAAAGTTGAAGCGGGTGTTAAAGCTAAGAATTTGCGTGATGTTCGTCGTCAAGTGGGCATTGTTTTTCAATTTCCGGAACAGCAATTGTTCGATGAAACGGTTTTGAAAGATATTATGTTCGGTCCTTTGAATTACGGTGTGCCAGAAGAAGAAGCAAGTCGCAGAGCGCATGAACTAGTTGAACAACTGGGATTGCCTTTAGAAGTATTGACGAAATCCCCATTTGATTTATCAGGTGGTCAAATGCGCCGTGTCGCAATAGCAGGTGTATTGGCAATGGAACCGGATGTTTTAGTGTTAGACGAACCCACTGCCGGATTAGACCCACGTGGCCGTCGTGAGATTATGGATTTGTTTCACCGCCTTCATGTCGAAAAAGGACTGACGACGGTGCTAGTGACGCACAGTATGGAAGATGCCGCGCGTTACGCAGATAATGTGGCTATTATGCACAATGGCCGTTGTGTGGTTACTGGAGAACCTGTAGAAATTTTTTCGAACGAAGAACAGTTACGAGATTATCGTTTAGAACCGCCGCGAACCATTCGTCTTCAATGGAATTTTGAAGAAAAAACAGGTATTAAACTTGATTCGGTTTCGTTGACAGAAGAAGTGTTGGCTACAAACATCGCGCGTGCTTTATCGGAAGGACGTGGTTCTGAATGATGGAGAAAATGATTTTTGGACGGTTTATTCCTGGAAATTCGTTGATTCATCGAATGGATCCGCGTGCAAAAATTTCTTTTGTTTTCGTATTCATTGCGATTGTGTTTATTGCAAATAGTGCAGTGACCTATGGCATTCTTTTAGGCTTTACGTTACTGGTCGTATTTTTATCTAAAATTCGACTTTATTTCTTAATAAATGGCTTGAAACCGGTCTTTATTTTATTGATATTTACGTTTCTACTGCATATTTTCTTTACACGAGAAGGCGATATCTTATTGAACATTGGCTTTATCAAAATTTATGAAGAAGGCTTGCGTCAAGGAATATTCATCTCAGTGCGCTTTTTGGTTTTAGTATTTATCACAAGCATTTTAACTTTAACGACTTCTCCGATCTCTATCACAGATGGTATTGAAGTGTTGCTTGGACCGTTCAAAAAAGTTAAGTTGCCGGTTCATGAATTGGCGTTAATGATGTCGATTTCATTGCGCTTTATCCCGACTTTGATGGACGAAACTGGAAAAATTATGAAAGCGCAAATGGCGAGAGGGTCAGACATTGGCTCAGGACCGTTTAAAGAGCGTATCAAAGCGGTAGTACCTTTATTGATTCCTTTGTTTGTTAGCGCGTTTAAACGTGCTGAAGACTTGGCTACGGCAATGGAAGTTCGTGGTTATCGCGGTGGCGAAGGCAGAACGCGTTATCGTCAATTAAATTGGCGGCTGTTAGACAGTTTGAGTTTACTGGTACTTGTAGGGCTTGCCGGAATACTTGTGTATTTCCGTGTATAAGGAGAATTAGAATGAAACGATTAAAAGCGACTATTGCTTACGATGGTTCAGGATTTGTGGGTTATCAAATACAGCCGAACGCTCGTACAGTTCAACTTGAAATAATGAAAGTGCTTGAAACGATGCATAAAGGAAGAGTGGTTCAAGTAGTAGCGAGTGGACGGACAGACGCTAAAGTTCACGCAACTGGACAAGTTATTCATTTTGATTCTGAATTTTCCATTCCGATCAGCGGTTGGTTAAAAGCATTAAATGTGTTATTGCCTGAAGATATCCGAGTTCACTCGATTGAAGAAGTAGATGCTTCCTTTCATGCACGTTATCATACGACAGGCAAGATTTATCGCTATAAATGGGATCGGAGCGGGATCATCAGTCCGTTCACTCGGAACTTTATGGTTCATGTTAAACCATCACTAGATGTGGAAGCGATGAGAGATGCGGCACAGGCATTAATTGGCACGCACGACTTTTCTAGCTTTTGTGCAGCCAATACGGCTGTCGTCGATAAAGTGCGTACTATTCGGAGATTAGACTTTGAAGAACATGGCAATGAGCTGCATATGGTAATTGAAGGAACCGGATTTTTATACAATATGGTTCGGATCATTGCCGGAACTTTAGCAGAGGTTGGACTGGGCAAAAGACAAGCCGACGAACTTGAGAAAATTGTGGCTGTGATCGATCGAGATGCTGCTGGCATTACAGCTCCAGCCCATGGTCTTTACTTGGAAAGCGTGATGTACGGGAGCTGAAACAACTTTTCCTGGTGTTTTTAGAAAAACGCTTGACTTTTGTTGGTTTTCGTTATAACATGATGTATGGTATTTTCATTACCCCCACGATATGCCCCGGAAGGTTATTTGTGTTAAGGGATAACGAAAAAACGGAACAGCGGAATACTGTAAATGAACTTAAAAAGAGACGATTTATTAGGAGGACAATATACATGCGTACAACATTCATGGCTAAAGGTCACGAAGTAGAGCGTAAATGGTTAGTTGTCGATGCAGAAGGGCAAACTCTTGGACGTTTAGCTTCTGAAGTCGCTTCAATCTTACGCGGGAAATACAAACCAACATTCACACCAAACGTTGACACTGGTGATCACGTAATCATCATCAACGCTGAAAAGATTCACCTTACAGGTAACAAACTTGCAGACAAAATCTACTACCGCCACACTCAGTTTACAGGTGGTTTGAAGCAACGTACTGCACTTGAAATGCGCACGAAATACCCAACAAAAATGCTTGAAATGGCTGTTAAAGGGATGCTTCCAAAAAACTCTTTAGGTCGTCAAACGTTCAAAAAGCTGCATGTCTATGCTGGCCCAGAACATAACCACCAAGCTCAACAACCGGAAACTTACCAGCTTCGCGGGTAATAATTAGTAAATAAGAGGAGGATACACCTTTGGCACAAGTTCAATATATTGGCACAGGTCGTCGTAAAAACTCAACAGCTCGCGTACGTTTAGTACCGGGTGACGGCACAATTACAATCAACAACCGTGACGTAGCAGACTACGTTCCTTACGAAACATTACAACAAATCATCAAACAGCCACTCGTTGCTACGGAAACTCTAGGAAGCTATGATGTCCTAGTAAACGTAAACGGCGGTGGATTCACAGGACAAGCCGGAGCAATCCGTCACGGAATCGCACGTGCTCTACTTACTGTAGACCCTGCTTACCGTCCTGCGTTGAAATCTGCTGGGTTGTTAACACGTGACCCACGTATGAAAGAACGTAAAAAACCAGGTCTTAAATCAGCACGTCGTGCACCTCAGTTCTCAAAACGTTAATTTCGATTTTCGTTTACAAAGCATTTCCCGAAGAAATTCGGGGAATGCTTTTTTTATGTTCAACTGCAGGACAAGATGGGTAAAATAGAAGAAATGGGGAGGGGAAAGAGATGAACCGAATCAACTTGATTTGTCTTGGTGTAAAAGATATGGCAACAGCGGTCACATTTTATCGAGACGGTTTAGGCTTTAAAACGGCAGAACAAGGAGACAATCCCGCTATTGTGTTTTTTAATTCGTCAGGCACAAAATTGGAGTTGTATCCATTAGAGGAATTGGCGAAAGACATAGACGCACAAAATCCACCGACTGGCACGGGATTTGCGGGCATTACATTAGCGTACAACGCGAAGTCTAAAGAAGAAGTAGATCAAGTCATAAATTTGGCAAGACGTGCTGGAGGGAAAGTTGTGAAAGAGCCGGAAACTGTTTTCTGGGGCGGGTATTCGGGTTATTTTATAGATCCTGACGGCTATTATTGGGAAGTGGCATGGGGACCAGAATTTACTTACGATGACCAAGACATGTTGATCATTGATTCTTAAGTTGGCTGGCTACTCAAGTCCAGCTTTAAAGAAAAAAGGTGCGACACTAGATCTTGCGTGCCAAGAAGAGAAGCGTGTCCGATTGCATTTTTTCTTATAAGACCGAATACATTAAAAATAAGATTTGCTGTGCTATACTTTATGGTGAGCAAAATTGATAGGGAGTGTATCGATATGTTAACTGAAGTGCAAGTACGCGAAGTACTCGGAGCGTTAGAAGATCCGTTTTTACATAGATCGTTGACTGAAACAGACGGCATTACATCTGTAACGATTAAAGAAGAAAAAAAACACGTCAGTGTGAAATTGGCGATTGCCAAAACGAACACACCTGAACAAATGCAGCTGCAAATGAAAGTGGTTGACGTGTTAAAAGAAGCGGGCGCAGATTCTGTGGGCATTCGTTTTGAAGAGCTTTCTTCTGAAGCCTTGGCACAGTTCCGTGGAACTGCTAGTGAATCAGAAGCACAAGACCTACTGTCTCCATTAAACAAAGTTGAATTTATTTCTATCGCCAGCGGTAAAGGCGGCGTTGGTAAATCCACCGTGTCTGTCAACTTGGCGATTGCGTTAGCGCGTCTTGGAAAAAAAGTAGGCTTGATCGATGCTGACATTTACGGATTTAGTGTACCGGACATGATGGGGATTGATAAATCGCCAGTTGTTCGAGGACAAACTATTATTCCAGTTGAGCGATTTGGCGTAAAAGTTATTTCTATGGGCTTTTTCGTTGAAGATAATATGCCTGTTGTATGGCGTGGCCCAATGTTAGGTAAAGTGCTTGATCAATTTTTCCGCGATGTAGAGTGGGGAGATTTGGATTACCTTCTATTAGATTTACCACCAGGCACAGGAGACGTCGCACTCGACATTCACCAAATGTTGCCGGCTTCTAAAGAAATCGTTATTACAACACCTCATCCAACTGCAGCATTTGTTGCAGCACGTGCAGGAGCGATGGCTATTCAAACCGATCACGAAGTATTAGGGGTAATTGAAAATATGTCGTGGTTTGAAAGTGCAGAGACTGGAAAGAAAGAATATTTATTTGGACAAGGTGGAGGCCCAAAGCTTTCAGAAGAATTGCGTGCGCCGCTACTTGGTCAGATTCCAATGGGGCAGCCTGATTGGAACGAAAAAGACTTTGCACCATCAGTTTACCTGGAAGATCATCCGACAGGTAAAATTTACGAAGATATTGCTAAGCAAGTGCTCCAGCAATTTGCTGATAAAAAATAAAAGTTTTAAAAGCCGAGAAGCCATAATTGGTTTTTCGGCTTTTATTGTGTCTTTGCTCGATCAGGATATGGCGATTCAGTAACAAAGTTTCGACTTTCAAGGTTTGTTCACAATGTATTGAATAGAGTGAATGGATTTTTCAATAACCGGTTGGTACAATCTTAAAAGGACTTTAAATAACGGAGGCATTCAATTGACAATACGAAACTGGGTTAAGTTTTTCTTTAAAGCTCTTTTAATAGGTGGAATTGTGACAGGTATACTCGGCTTGTTCGTTCGTTGGAATGATGTGTTTTCAGAGCCTTTCAGCAATGGACAATGGGGCGAGTTTTTAGCAGGCTTTGTTTGGTTAGTCATTATTGGCTTAACGATGAGTATTATTAGTCAGCTATGTTTCTTTGCGTACTTAACGGTGCACCAAATCGGAATGAACATTTTCCGTACATTGCGGTTATGGAACTGGATACAGCTTTTAATTATAGGCGTGGTTATAACGGATTTGATTTTATTCCGTTTTGCACCAAATGCGCAAACAACAGAGCAAGTTTGGTTGTACGGAGCATTGTTGACTATTTTAATCGTGACAGGAGTTGTGACGGCATACGTTAAGGCGAAGTGGACAAACAAAGAAACCTTTATCTCAGCATTGTTTTTCATGATTGTTATTACTACGGTAGAATGGCTGCCAGCGTTAATGGTAGAAGCAGGGAATATTGATAGCTGGGTTACGTTGTTGTTGTTCCCGTTCTTAGCCGTAAACGCATATCAGCTATTAGTATTACCAAAATACAATGCGCAATCTGACGTAGATCGCCAAAAACTAGAAGAACGTCGTGCTGCACGAAAAGCAAAAGCATAGGGATGTTTTTCGTGAACTCAATCATTCAACCACTAGTCTCGATCTAGTGGTTGAATGATTTTTGATTTTTTATCGGATCCCGATTTTCGTATAAGAACACAGCGGGCTGTAAGGACAGCGCTCTTTTTTAGTGAAGAATAAATTCAGAATACAGAAGGAAAAAGAACGTTTTGAGAAAAACTTTCTCGAAAGTGTTGACAGGAAACTAAACATGCTTTAATATAATAAAAGTCGCCAAGCAACAACGAACAACATAAACAAAACGGTGACATACAACATTAACAACTTGAACCTTGAAAACTGAACAGCAAAACGTCAACGAAAGACGTCACGAGAACCTCGGTGCGAGAACGGCTTTTGCGCAGGTTGCCTTTGGCAAACAGAGCAAAGTTGTTTTTCATCTTGGTGTGCGTGACGAAAATTTACTGATCAGCATTTTGTAGATCAAGCCATCTTCGGATGGTGCCAGCAACAACTAGAGCAGTCAAATGTTCTCTATAATGGAGAGTTTGATCCTGGCTCAGGACGAACGCTGGCGGCGTGCCTAATACATGCAAGTCGAGCGGAACCATTGGAGCTTGCTCCTTTGGTTTAGCGGCGGACGGGTGAGTAACACGTGGGCAACCTGCCCTGCAGATCGGGATAACTCCGGGAAACCGGTGCTAATACCGAATAGTTTGCGGCCTCTCCTGAGGCTGCACGGAAAGACGGTTTCGGCTGTCACTGCAGGATGGGCCCGCGGCGCATTAGCTAGTTGGTGGGGTAATGGCCTACCAAGGCAACGATGCGTAGCCGACCTGAGAGGGTGATCGGCCACACTGGGACTGAGACACGGCCCAGACTCCTACGGGAGGCAGCAGTAGGGAATCTTCCGCAATGGACGAAAGTCTGACGGAGCAACGCCGCGTGAGTGACGAAGGTTTTCGGATCGTAAAACTCTGTTGTGAGGGAAGAACAAGTGCCAAGTAACTACTGGCACCTTGACGGTACCTCACCAGAAAGCCACGGCTAACTACGTGCCAGCAGCCGCGGTAATA includes these proteins:
- a CDS encoding adenylate kinase, which gives rise to MNIVLMGLPGAGKGTQADEIVKKYDIPHISTGDMFRAAIKGGTELGLKAKSFMDEGALVPDEVTIGIVRERLSDKDTEGGFLLDGFPRTVPQAEALESLLADLDKRIEHVVNIQVEKDELIARLTGRWICKVCGTAYHTVFNPPAKAGVCDKDGGELYQREDDKPGTVTKRLEVNMQQTQPLLDFYESKNVLKNINGQQDIKKVFADIDALLKGDRG
- the infA gene encoding translation initiation factor IF-1, which gives rise to MAKDDVIEIEGTVVETLPNAMFKVELENGHTILAHVSGKIRMHFIRILPGDKVTVELSPYDLTRGRITYRFK
- the rpmJ gene encoding 50S ribosomal protein L36, giving the protein MKVRPSVKPICEKCKVIRRNGKVMVICENPKHKQRQG
- the rpsM gene encoding 30S ribosomal protein S13, which codes for MARIAGVDIPRDKRVVISLTYIFGVGKTTAQKVLSAASISEDTRVRDLTEDELNNIREQLDQYKIEGDLRREVSMNIKRLMEIASFRGIRHRRGLPVRGQNTKNNARTRKGPRKTVANKKK
- the rpsK gene encoding 30S ribosomal protein S11: MARKQQTRKRRVKKNIESGIAHIRSTFNNTIVTITDMQGNAVSWSSAGALGFRGSRKSTPFAAQMAAETAAKTSIEHGLKTLEVTVKGPGSGREAAIRALQAAGLEVTAIKDVTPVPHNGCRPPKRRRV
- a CDS encoding DNA-directed RNA polymerase subunit alpha, which codes for MLEIEKPKIETVEIDSNSKFGKFVVEPLERGYGTTLGNSLRRILLSSLPGAAVTSIQIDGVLHEFSTVEGVEEDVATIILNIKRLALKIYSDEEKVIEIDIKGDGTVTAADITHDSDVEILNPDLYIATIAKNGHLRMRMYANRGRGYARADQNKREDLPIGVIPVDSIYTPVSRVNFQVENTRVGQLAHFDKLTLDVWTDGSIGPKEAIALGAKIFTEHLNIFVGLTDEAQTAEIMVEKEEDQKEKVLEMTIEELDLSVRSYNCLKRAGINTVHELASKSEDDMMKVRNLGRKSLEEVKVKLEDLGLGLRKED
- the rplQ gene encoding 50S ribosomal protein L17, which produces MRKLQRTSSQRKALLRDLTTDLIVHERIQTTEARAKEVRSTVEKMITLGKRGDIHARRKAAEWMRRELVTTADAEGNETTTYALQKLFDDVAPRYAERQGGYTRIMKMGPRRGDGAPIVIIELV
- a CDS encoding energy-coupling factor ABC transporter ATP-binding protein, encoding MNSIILSFENVTFTYMQEDESVKPAVKDLSFSVQDGEWIALVGHNGSGKSTIAKLMNGLLFPQTGSVFAMGKLMGEENLWDIRSQMGMVFQNPDNQFVGATVQDDVAFALENNGVPHEEMVLRVKEALHQVKMDDYFDQEPHHLSGGQKQRVAIAGALALRPRLLILDEATSMLDPQGRMEVIETIRQLREATGLTVISITHDLEEAALADRILVMNAGEKKLEGKPETVFLSSNKLTSLGLDLPFSMRMTHLLREAGVPLQGEHMTEDELVDELWTFYSNK
- a CDS encoding energy-coupling factor ABC transporter ATP-binding protein — encoded protein: MDILLQQVGYSYAKDTPFEKRALTDVSLHIPEGSYTAIIGHTGSGKSTVLQHLNALLKPTEGSVTIGDRKVEAGVKAKNLRDVRRQVGIVFQFPEQQLFDETVLKDIMFGPLNYGVPEEEASRRAHELVEQLGLPLEVLTKSPFDLSGGQMRRVAIAGVLAMEPDVLVLDEPTAGLDPRGRREIMDLFHRLHVEKGLTTVLVTHSMEDAARYADNVAIMHNGRCVVTGEPVEIFSNEEQLRDYRLEPPRTIRLQWNFEEKTGIKLDSVSLTEEVLATNIARALSEGRGSE
- a CDS encoding energy-coupling factor transporter transmembrane component T family protein, coding for MMEKMIFGRFIPGNSLIHRMDPRAKISFVFVFIAIVFIANSAVTYGILLGFTLLVVFLSKIRLYFLINGLKPVFILLIFTFLLHIFFTREGDILLNIGFIKIYEEGLRQGIFISVRFLVLVFITSILTLTTSPISITDGIEVLLGPFKKVKLPVHELALMMSISLRFIPTLMDETGKIMKAQMARGSDIGSGPFKERIKAVVPLLIPLFVSAFKRAEDLATAMEVRGYRGGEGRTRYRQLNWRLLDSLSLLVLVGLAGILVYFRV
- the truA gene encoding tRNA pseudouridine(38-40) synthase TruA, whose product is MKRLKATIAYDGSGFVGYQIQPNARTVQLEIMKVLETMHKGRVVQVVASGRTDAKVHATGQVIHFDSEFSIPISGWLKALNVLLPEDIRVHSIEEVDASFHARYHTTGKIYRYKWDRSGIISPFTRNFMVHVKPSLDVEAMRDAAQALIGTHDFSSFCAANTAVVDKVRTIRRLDFEEHGNELHMVIEGTGFLYNMVRIIAGTLAEVGLGKRQADELEKIVAVIDRDAAGITAPAHGLYLESVMYGS
- the rplM gene encoding 50S ribosomal protein L13, which codes for MRTTFMAKGHEVERKWLVVDAEGQTLGRLASEVASILRGKYKPTFTPNVDTGDHVIIINAEKIHLTGNKLADKIYYRHTQFTGGLKQRTALEMRTKYPTKMLEMAVKGMLPKNSLGRQTFKKLHVYAGPEHNHQAQQPETYQLRG
- the rpsI gene encoding 30S ribosomal protein S9 codes for the protein MAQVQYIGTGRRKNSTARVRLVPGDGTITINNRDVADYVPYETLQQIIKQPLVATETLGSYDVLVNVNGGGFTGQAGAIRHGIARALLTVDPAYRPALKSAGLLTRDPRMKERKKPGLKSARRAPQFSKR
- a CDS encoding VOC family protein, producing MNRINLICLGVKDMATAVTFYRDGLGFKTAEQGDNPAIVFFNSSGTKLELYPLEELAKDIDAQNPPTGTGFAGITLAYNAKSKEEVDQVINLARRAGGKVVKEPETVFWGGYSGYFIDPDGYYWEVAWGPEFTYDDQDMLIIDS
- a CDS encoding Mrp/NBP35 family ATP-binding protein, encoding MLTEVQVREVLGALEDPFLHRSLTETDGITSVTIKEEKKHVSVKLAIAKTNTPEQMQLQMKVVDVLKEAGADSVGIRFEELSSEALAQFRGTASESEAQDLLSPLNKVEFISIASGKGGVGKSTVSVNLAIALARLGKKVGLIDADIYGFSVPDMMGIDKSPVVRGQTIIPVERFGVKVISMGFFVEDNMPVVWRGPMLGKVLDQFFRDVEWGDLDYLLLDLPPGTGDVALDIHQMLPASKEIVITTPHPTAAFVAARAGAMAIQTDHEVLGVIENMSWFESAETGKKEYLFGQGGGPKLSEELRAPLLGQIPMGQPDWNEKDFAPSVYLEDHPTGKIYEDIAKQVLQQFADKK